TGTTGATGCCGATCACCTGGCCGTCGGCATTAACCAGAGCACCACCGGAGTTTCCGGGATTGATCGCAGCATCGGTTTGAATGAGGTCGAACTTACGGTCACCAATTTCAATGGTACGGTTTAAGGCGCTGATTACACCAACGGTAACGCTGCCGCTAAACTCTAAGCCCAGCGGATTGCCGATGGCAATGGCCGGCTCACCGGCCATGATGGTGGACGAATCACCCAGAACGGCGGCAGGTAGGCCTGAGGCATCCACTTTTACCACAGCCAAGTCGGTGGCCGGATCGACACCTAATACTTTTCCGTTAAAGGTTCGTCCGTCGGAAAGCGATACGACAATCTCCTGCGCGCCCTCCACGACATGATAGTTGGTGGCAATATAGCCGTTGGAGTTAAAGATAACGCCGGAACCTACGCCTTTTTCAATGAGAACCTTTTGATCAAAATTATCCCTTACATAAGCTTTATTGGAAATTCCGACAACAGCCGGACCTACTTTTTTCACTGCCTGTACCACATATGTATTGCGATTACTGGACAGTTCGCTGTCGTTGGTTTGATTTGCTGCGGCGGTACTATGGAAGCCTGTTATCATAGACGTGCTTAGCGCGGCGCAGATGACGGTTAAAACGGTAAACTTTTTTAGCAGACTCTTCATAAAGATACCTCCATTTTGCATAATTCCGGTTCAGTATACCTTACGGTTATGACAAGTCTGTGACAAGTGAAGTCAATTTCGCGTTAAAAG
The window above is part of the Propionispora vibrioides genome. Proteins encoded here:
- a CDS encoding S1C family serine protease, translating into MITGFHSTAAANQTNDSELSSNRNTYVVQAVKKVGPAVVGISNKAYVRDNFDQKVLIEKGVGSGVIFNSNGYIATNYHVVEGAQEIVVSLSDGRTFNGKVLGVDPATDLAVVKVDASGLPAAVLGDSSTIMAGEPAIAIGNPLGLEFSGSVTVGVISALNRTIEIGDRKFDLIQTDAAINPGNSGGALVNADGQVIGINSAKISADGIEGMGFSIPINSARPILQSLMENGKVVRSYLGVGVWDKNTAARYGYSLQIDNGVYVVRVEDDGPANQAGIKQGDIITKINDTAVNSVADLRKVLDDIPVDTKVNVTIIRNNRTLSVTAVLKEIPN